A region of Streptomyces sp. NBC_01788 DNA encodes the following proteins:
- a CDS encoding phosphoribosyltransferase family protein translates to MVGDVVAGTAAGRAAGRELARQRADRQPVRAVLLTAAPETASTGDATCRAPAKVRRTGPDGTTRTRQVLVSTDLPTGAAITVRQDGRGFLAALFGAAAALALGGPAHGTTALVRRRLDRRRYELRARSGTSSARAGTGRRADPPGRRDPPRRRAHAGSVRMDARRFAAAPPVERTRRWRRMRYENRADAGRRLARCLEFLRDEDVVVLAVPRGGVPVAFEVARHLGAPLDLAVVRKLRVPWQPDLGFGALGENGVRVIDRAVLSESGLDPPGRETVERAERAELERRLRHLRDDHPPLPVAGRTALVVDDSLSTGAAAEAACRVARTRGAGQVVLAVPVGPEAALPHLRTVADRVVCLQPLRHLGSAGAWYTDFGRVTDAEVATLLAETRPATAIATNAAGPLPEPPSAAPSPDQEVEVPAGPVRLAARLALPPTPPVAVAYALSGGSGRHRPPHQRVAAVLRRAGLGTLLIDLLTEDEERTPHNAFDIVLLARRLRAATDWLRRETGLPVSHCAAGTGAGAAVEAAAGDDIRAVVCLGGRPDLAQPSALARVRAPCLFVVGAQDTRLLGLNRLAADWMCCDHRVVPVPGATDLFSAPDTVETAAELARDWFTAHHARPEGAARPLTSA, encoded by the coding sequence GTGGTCGGCGATGTGGTCGCCGGTACGGCGGCGGGGCGCGCTGCGGGCCGGGAGCTCGCCCGGCAGCGCGCCGACCGGCAGCCGGTGCGGGCCGTGCTGCTCACGGCCGCCCCGGAGACCGCGTCGACGGGTGACGCGACCTGCCGGGCACCGGCGAAGGTCCGCCGGACCGGCCCCGACGGCACCACCCGCACCAGGCAGGTCCTGGTGAGCACGGACCTGCCCACCGGCGCGGCGATCACCGTCCGGCAGGACGGCCGGGGCTTCCTGGCCGCCCTGTTCGGGGCCGCGGCGGCGCTCGCCCTCGGCGGGCCGGCCCACGGGACGACGGCTCTGGTCCGCCGGCGGCTGGACCGGCGCCGCTACGAGTTGCGGGCGCGGAGTGGGACCTCGTCGGCCCGCGCCGGGACCGGACGACGAGCCGACCCGCCAGGACGGCGCGACCCGCCCCGGAGGCGGGCGCACGCCGGAAGCGTTCGAATGGATGCGAGGCGGTTTGCCGCCGCGCCGCCGGTAGAACGTACGAGGAGGTGGCGGCGCATGCGCTACGAGAACCGCGCGGACGCCGGACGGCGCCTGGCCCGGTGCCTGGAGTTCCTGCGAGACGAGGACGTGGTGGTGCTCGCAGTGCCAAGGGGCGGCGTCCCGGTGGCCTTCGAGGTGGCCCGGCACCTGGGCGCCCCGCTCGACCTGGCCGTGGTGCGCAAGCTGCGCGTGCCCTGGCAGCCAGACCTCGGATTCGGCGCCCTCGGTGAGAACGGCGTACGCGTCATCGACCGGGCCGTCCTGAGCGAGAGCGGCCTCGATCCCCCCGGGCGGGAAACCGTCGAACGCGCCGAGCGCGCCGAACTGGAGCGCCGGCTGCGGCACTTGCGCGACGACCACCCGCCACTGCCCGTGGCCGGGCGGACCGCGCTCGTCGTGGACGACTCGCTGTCGACCGGCGCCGCCGCGGAGGCCGCCTGCCGGGTGGCCCGGACCCGCGGCGCCGGGCAGGTGGTCCTCGCGGTCCCGGTCGGACCGGAGGCTGCACTGCCGCATCTGCGCACGGTGGCCGACCGGGTCGTCTGCCTCCAGCCGCTGCGCCACCTCGGTTCGGCCGGCGCCTGGTACACGGACTTCGGGCGCGTCACCGACGCCGAGGTCGCCACGCTGCTCGCCGAGACCCGGCCGGCCACCGCGATCGCCACGAACGCCGCCGGACCGCTCCCCGAGCCTCCCTCGGCAGCCCCCTCGCCTGACCAGGAGGTGGAGGTGCCGGCCGGTCCGGTGCGCCTGGCCGCCCGGCTCGCCCTGCCGCCGACCCCGCCGGTGGCGGTGGCCTACGCCCTCAGCGGCGGCAGCGGCCGGCACCGCCCGCCGCACCAGCGCGTCGCCGCCGTCCTGCGCCGGGCGGGCCTGGGCACGCTGCTGATCGACCTGCTCACCGAGGACGAGGAGCGCACCCCGCACAACGCCTTCGACATCGTGCTGCTGGCCCGGCGCCTGCGGGCCGCCACCGACTGGCTGCGCCGCGAGACCGGCCTGCCCGTCAGTCACTGCGCGGCCGGTACGGGCGCCGGCGCGGCGGTGGAGGCCGCGGCGGGCGACGACATCCGTGCCGTGGTGTGCCTCGGCGGCCGCCCCGACCTGGCCCAGCCCTCGGCGCTGGCCCGGGTGCGCGCCCCCTGCCTGTTCGTCGTCGGCGCCCAGGACACACGGCTCCTCGGCCTCAACCGGCTCGCGGCGGACTGGATGTGCTGCGACCACCGCGTCGTCCCCGTCCCCGGCGCCACCGACCTGTTCTCCGCGCCGGACACGGTGGAGACGGCGGCGGAGCTGGCCAGGGACTGGTTCACCGCCCATCACGCCCGGCCGGAGGGGGCGGCGAGGCCCCTGACGTCGGCGTGA
- the ppk2 gene encoding polyphosphate kinase 2: MKADNGAALPRKTYESELLRLQTELAKLQEWVRTTGARLVVVFEGRDAAGKGGTIKRVTEHLNPRIARIVALPAPTERQRTQWYFQRYVEQLPAAGEIVLFDRSWYNRAGVEHVMGFCTKEEHQRFLRQCPIFERMLVEDGVLLRKYWFSVSDAVQQERFRRRLEDPLRRWKLSPMDLESITHWEAYSRAKDEMMVHTDISEAPWYVVESDDKRRARLNMIAHLLSTMPYHEVSPTALRLPERPAPTGYERPPRDLQTYVPDRTADL; this comes from the coding sequence GTGAAGGCCGACAACGGGGCGGCGCTGCCGCGCAAGACCTACGAGAGCGAACTCCTGCGCCTTCAGACGGAGTTGGCCAAGCTCCAGGAGTGGGTGCGGACCACCGGGGCCCGGCTGGTCGTGGTGTTCGAGGGGCGGGACGCGGCCGGCAAGGGCGGCACCATCAAGCGGGTGACCGAGCACCTCAACCCGCGCATCGCCCGGATCGTGGCACTGCCCGCGCCGACCGAGCGCCAGCGCACCCAGTGGTACTTCCAGCGGTACGTCGAGCAGTTGCCGGCCGCCGGGGAGATCGTGCTGTTCGACCGGTCCTGGTACAACCGGGCCGGGGTCGAGCACGTGATGGGCTTCTGCACCAAGGAGGAGCATCAGCGGTTCCTGCGCCAGTGCCCCATCTTCGAGCGGATGCTGGTGGAGGACGGAGTCCTGCTGCGCAAGTACTGGTTCTCGGTGAGCGACGCCGTCCAGCAGGAACGTTTCCGGCGCCGTCTGGAGGACCCGCTGCGACGCTGGAAGCTGTCGCCGATGGATCTGGAGTCCATCACGCACTGGGAGGCGTACTCGCGGGCCAAGGACGAGATGATGGTGCACACGGACATCTCCGAGGCCCCGTGGTACGTCGTGGAGAGCGACGACAAGCGCCGCGCCCGGCTGAACATGATCGCCCATCTGCTCAGCACCATGCCGTACCACGAGGTCTCACCGACGGCGCTGCGACTGCCCGAGCGGCCGGCGCCGACCGGCTACGAGCGGCCGCCGCGCGATCTTCAGACCTACGTCCCCGACCGCACGGCAGACCTTTGA
- a CDS encoding STAS domain-containing protein, translating to MSERPTGPADSHAECTVGTTTVVTLNGDVDLVTRLSLAARLDTLTDGPRPDLVLDLRPVPFIDCAGLGLLCRVRNRVTARGGRLRLVSGSSSFRRILRHTGLTGVFQVLPEFGESPGAGPIPRQGVVAAGPG from the coding sequence ATGTCCGAACGTCCCACCGGGCCCGCCGACAGCCATGCGGAATGCACCGTCGGCACCACGACCGTCGTGACACTGAACGGCGACGTCGACCTGGTCACGAGGCTGTCCCTCGCCGCGCGCCTCGACACGCTGACCGACGGGCCCCGGCCGGATCTGGTGCTCGACCTGCGGCCGGTGCCTTTCATCGACTGCGCCGGGCTCGGTCTGCTGTGCCGGGTCCGCAACCGTGTCACGGCACGCGGCGGCCGGCTGCGGCTGGTCAGTGGCAGTTCTTCCTTCCGGCGGATCCTGCGGCACACCGGCCTGACCGGTGTCTTCCAGGTGCTGCCGGAGTTCGGGGAGTCCCCGGGCGCCGGGCCGATCCCCCGGCAGGGGGTGGTCGCCGCGGGACCGGGATGA